From Paenibacillus sp.:
AAGCGGAAAGATTACTACGCGAGTATGAGGCATTCAAGAGGTCGATGAACAAGTTGTTAATCGATTTCGATGATATGCTAACCCTAGCGGAGCAGGTGCTAGAGAAGGACGGGCAGCTGCTTCGGAGATACCAGGACCGGTTTGATTACATCCTTACGGACGAGAGTCAGGATACTTCCATGGTTCAACACGCGATTATCGAAAAGCTGGTTCGGAAGCACGGAAACCTTTGCGTCGTTGGCGACGAGGATCAGGCGATCTATAGCTGGCGCGGGGCGGAGCCGTCGTACCTGTTGAACTTTAAGCAAGTGTACCCTAATGCGACGACCCTACTGATGGAGCAGAATTATCGTTCGTCGAAGGATATTGTCCATATCGCCAATCAGTTCATAAAGCGCAATAAGAGCAGGTACGACAAAAATATGTTTACTGCGAATCCGCCAATCGAGCCGGTGAAGATCATAAGTTTGGCGGATTATCGTTACCAGGCCAAGTACTTGGTTCAAGCAATTCAGGAGATCGGGCAGCTTTCCGAAGTGGCGGTATTGTACCGTAACAATTCCTCTTCCATTTCTTTAATGAATGAATTTGACCGGGCAGGGATTCCGTTTTACATGAAGGATGCCGACAACCGGTTCTTTTTGCATTGGGTCGTCGAGGATATTTTAAATTTTATGCGCATGACCTTTACGGACAAGCGACCCGACCTACTAGAGAAAATTCATTTGAAAATGAACGGCTATATTAGCAAGCAGCAAATGGCCTCTCTGAAAGAAATCGACAACAACGAGTCCGTGTTCGATAATTTGCTGAATCACGTCCCGTTGCAGGAGTATCAGGTCAAGCTGTTACAGGCGTGCAAGGAAACATTCGGACAGATGAAAGGCATGCCGCCGCGTCACGCGATCCGCGTTATTCGCGATCGGTTAGGTTACGAAAAGTCGCTTGAAAAGATGTGCGAGCGCCTTGGATTCCGGAAAGAGTACTTGGTGGGCATCCTTAACACGTTAGAGGAAATTGCCGATACGCTTGTTACGATGGAAGACTTCGCGAATCGGCTCAAATATCTGGAATCGGCATTGAAAACTTCCAAATCCAGAAGAGGGCAAAACGCGGTGACGTTCTCGACGTTTCATAGCTCTAAGGGATTGGAATTTGAGCACGTATATATGATCGACCTGATTGAAGGAATCATCCCGTCTAAAGACGATCAGGAGAAAGTCGAACTAATGGAAGAAGCAACCCGCCTATTTTATGTCGGCATGACGCGGGCGAAGAAGCATTTGGAACTCATTTCTTATCGGGAGAGGGATGGGGAAAAAGTTGCGGAGTCCTTATTTGTAACGAACGTCCGGAACATCATGAACCCGCCGAAGCAAATTCCAAACGACAATGGGCCGCCGGTAAGGGTAAGAAAAAGGAAAGAGACAGCGGTTCCTCTGCACAATCCCAACGCGATCCAAAAGACGGCTGATTTGAGGATCGGAACATTCGTGAAGCATCGAGTGTTCGGACAGGGCGAAATCATGCAGCTAAGCGAAGATACGATCGAAATTAGGGTCAAGGCGGAGCTTAAAAAGCTCTCGGTGAAGACATGCTTGGAGATGGGATTGCTGGAGTTGGTATGAGGGAAGCCAGGGTCCGTGCAGCAAAACACAATTTGGGAGACGAAAAAGGAAGCGGGCTTTTCCGCTTCTTTGTTTTAGGCGTAAGAACTTCATTGTAAATGCCAACGTATTCGAACCCTGAGCAAGTCAATTTCAACGTTTAATTTCCCTTTCATTGTAAATACTGTCTATTAGACAAAACTATTTGAGTATGGACGATCGGGAAGTTCCTTCTCTATAGTGACGAATATGTTAAATGGTTACATATATTACTTACTCTGATACAATGTTAATTATACACATGCTAATTAACGTTTTTATAGTGCTAATCTATCATTACCCTACCCTGTGGAGTTGATTTAATTGACTACGAATAAGTCTAGTTTGGTTCAATTTATTGAGCAATGGAACGACGAATTGGCCACTCTGATTTACAAAATGGAAACGTTAATTTACCAAGACCCGGCCAGCGCGATGTTGAAAGCCCGGGTATTTGTGGAGGAGATACTTCAAAGGGTATTTCAAACAGAAGGAATCATTCTCCAGGAAAATTTAAGCCTTCACGACAAAATCTCATTATTAAGCACTAAGGAGTACATTACTAAAGAAACCCAAAGTTTGCTGCACACAGTGCGTCTGGCGGGGAACAAAGCTGCACATAATGCGAATTACGATGATTTAAGTGAAGCAATAAAGCTGCATAGAGCAGTGTACATGATCTTTAAATGGTATTACGAAACGTATTTATCATTCCAATCGTCGGTACCTGATTATGCATATCCGAAACCTCCTTCCGAAAACTCGGAGGAAATTCAGCAATTAAAAGCAGAAGTAATGAAAATTATGGAGATGGTTCGTGCAGAACAAGCCGGCAAACTGCCAATGACTGAAGAAAGTGTGGAAATGGCGGTTCCGGGAACTAATCCATCTTTGCTTCAGTTGAATTTACCCGCAGGACATAGTTATTTGCTACGGGAAATGAAAAGACTAAGAGATTCGTCGAAAGAAGCGATTGAGAACGCGAATGCGTTCAGTAAATATAAAGAGTATCTGCATGTGGAACGCAAAGTTCAAATCGACCTAGAAGAATGTTTAAGGCGTAGGAAAGACTCGCCAAACTCAAACTTGATATTGCTATGCGGTAATGTTGGTGACGGGAAGTCGCATCTTCTGGCCTATTTGAAAGAAAATAGACCGGAACTCTTGGAGAAATATGAAGTTTTTAATGATGCTACAGAGAGCTTCTCGCCTACGAAAGATGCTATGGAAACGTTGGATGAAATATTGAGGGATTTTTCCGATGAACGAATCGCTACGTCGGGAAGAAAAGTGATCTTAGCCATAAATATGGGGATTTTGCACAATTTCATCTCTTCGAAAAGTCGAGAAGGAGTAACGTACAGCCGTCTAGAACGCAATGTGAATGAAAGCGGACTGTTTTCAAATGAAGTTACACAAACGAACGGGACGGATGATTATTTCGACATATTAAGCTTCAGTGATTACCATCCATACGAGATTACAGCGAACGGGGCGGAATCGAGTTTTTATACTGCAATTCTTGAGAAAGTTTTTGCCCCGAACGAAGGGAATCCCTTTTACTTAGCTTATAAAGAAGACCTGACTAGAAACGTGAAGACGATGTTGCATGAGAATTATTTATTCATGCAGAACCCGACTGTTCGGAAACAGGTTGTACAATTTATTACCCAGGCGATTATTCAGTACAAACTGGTCGTTTCTGCCCGGGCCTTCCTCAACTTTATTGCAGACATTGTCGTTCCAGACGACATGACGCCATTCGATTTCATGGGCGATTTGGAAAGAATGGAACAGTCCGTCCCAACGTTAATGTTTAAACGCCGGGAACGCTCCTTTATATTGCGGGTCATGCATGAACTAGACCCAATTCACAAACGAAATGAACACACGGACAATATTATTATTGAGTTAAACACCTCGAGCAACTGGTCGAAGGTTGTAGAAGCTCACATAACGAATGACGTTGCACTGAGATGGTTAAAAGTATTTCAGCAATCAGACGAGGTTGAGTTTGCTCCCAATGTTTTCTCATTATACTGTGAATTCATCATCCGCCTAGCGGAATTAACAAACCCGGAGTTTTATGAGAGAACTAGTTCGAAAATTTACAAAAAATACTTGAAATTGCTTTTTGGCGTTAATGTAGGTGAGAAAGAGGCACTCAAAACTCTTTACGAAGAAACGAAGGAAGCAATCCATCACTGGAGAGGCTCTCCATTAAGGGATTATGTGTACATTAACAAACCAACGGATATGATTCGGATTGCACAAAGACTACAGTTAAAACCGGATGTATCGCATATTACGCAGCTACCGCAGGAGAAATTGGAGAAGTTTCGCAATACGATTAAGGTAGCCTACCGATCCCCCGACCAGCAAAGCATTAGTTTGGAAATCGACTATCCACTATTTGAACTATTGCAAAAAGTATTAAACGGTTATTGTCCTAATAAGAAGGACGAAGAAGATGCTGTAAATTTCGTGGAGTTTGTCGAGAGATTAATGAGACTCGGGGAAAAGAAGAAGGAATTATTGGTTCACTTCCCCCAGGACTCCCGTATGTACAAACTATACAAAGATGACTTCTCCGGCTTTGTTTTTGAAAAGGAGTAATTAGAGGATGACAATAATGTTGAAACAGGAACAGTTAGAAAAGAGCTATAGAAATAACCACCCCCAATCAACGCCTGTAAATCCTGTTCTTCCTTTCGTAACAAAGCAGGTGAACGAATTCCAAGGGGGGATTGACGTACTCATAGGTGAGTATGTCCGTCAAATATGCGGCCATGCGATAAAATCTCCAGAAAAACACAAGGATGAATTGGAATTTGAAGACCCGCTTATTTTACAATTAACGAGCCAAATTGACTTTAAGAACGAGGCGCAGTTAGATCTCGAGCGCTTCCTGAGATATTTCCTTTTTGGAAATGACCGTAGCATGAATGTTTTCCATCCGTATATTTACAACTACCTACCAGAACCGGATAAGGAAAGCCTACGGAAGTATGCGGCGTTTATTTCAGATGTGCTTGTAGAGGGCG
This genomic window contains:
- a CDS encoding ATP-dependent helicase — protein: MKVKEDFFTRKKNDIGVSLNDVQKKAVIQTEGPLLLLASPGSGKTTTIIMRIGYLIEEKGVDPARIKAVTFSRASANDMKERFKRFFPHLPPVDFSTIHSFAFEVVKEHFRRTRTNFQIIEGDLDPQEQVKLDTNDLPLHKKFILRNLFKTIVGENMTDDQMDELTTYISFIKNKMVPADLWSTVKTSVTQAERLLREYEAFKRSMNKLLIDFDDMLTLAEQVLEKDGQLLRRYQDRFDYILTDESQDTSMVQHAIIEKLVRKHGNLCVVGDEDQAIYSWRGAEPSYLLNFKQVYPNATTLLMEQNYRSSKDIVHIANQFIKRNKSRYDKNMFTANPPIEPVKIISLADYRYQAKYLVQAIQEIGQLSEVAVLYRNNSSSISLMNEFDRAGIPFYMKDADNRFFLHWVVEDILNFMRMTFTDKRPDLLEKIHLKMNGYISKQQMASLKEIDNNESVFDNLLNHVPLQEYQVKLLQACKETFGQMKGMPPRHAIRVIRDRLGYEKSLEKMCERLGFRKEYLVGILNTLEEIADTLVTMEDFANRLKYLESALKTSKSRRGQNAVTFSTFHSSKGLEFEHVYMIDLIEGIIPSKDDQEKVELMEEATRLFYVGMTRAKKHLELISYRERDGEKVAESLFVTNVRNIMNPPKQIPNDNGPPVRVRKRKETAVPLHNPNAIQKTADLRIGTFVKHRVFGQGEIMQLSEDTIEIRVKAELKKLSVKTCLEMGLLELV
- the dptF gene encoding DNA phosphorothioation-dependent restriction protein DptF; this translates as MTTNKSSLVQFIEQWNDELATLIYKMETLIYQDPASAMLKARVFVEEILQRVFQTEGIILQENLSLHDKISLLSTKEYITKETQSLLHTVRLAGNKAAHNANYDDLSEAIKLHRAVYMIFKWYYETYLSFQSSVPDYAYPKPPSENSEEIQQLKAEVMKIMEMVRAEQAGKLPMTEESVEMAVPGTNPSLLQLNLPAGHSYLLREMKRLRDSSKEAIENANAFSKYKEYLHVERKVQIDLEECLRRRKDSPNSNLILLCGNVGDGKSHLLAYLKENRPELLEKYEVFNDATESFSPTKDAMETLDEILRDFSDERIATSGRKVILAINMGILHNFISSKSREGVTYSRLERNVNESGLFSNEVTQTNGTDDYFDILSFSDYHPYEITANGAESSFYTAILEKVFAPNEGNPFYLAYKEDLTRNVKTMLHENYLFMQNPTVRKQVVQFITQAIIQYKLVVSARAFLNFIADIVVPDDMTPFDFMGDLERMEQSVPTLMFKRRERSFILRVMHELDPIHKRNEHTDNIIIELNTSSNWSKVVEAHITNDVALRWLKVFQQSDEVEFAPNVFSLYCEFIIRLAELTNPEFYERTSSKIYKKYLKLLFGVNVGEKEALKTLYEETKEAIHHWRGSPLRDYVYINKPTDMIRIAQRLQLKPDVSHITQLPQEKLEKFRNTIKVAYRSPDQQSISLEIDYPLFELLQKVLNGYCPNKKDEEDAVNFVEFVERLMRLGEKKKELLVHFPQDSRMYKLYKDDFSGFVFEKE